A genomic window from Cotesia glomerata isolate CgM1 linkage group LG7, MPM_Cglom_v2.3, whole genome shotgun sequence includes:
- the LOC123269792 gene encoding IQ motif and SEC7 domain-containing protein 1 isoform X5 — MKATMPSFPQKVERPSHNTNLGQNHGGSTHGVYSTSGSQTSLSTSYITGQSYMQSQNYGHAAYPTQTMQVYPHTGYSQPQSYGTMVQGYGGQPQSGYQQTHHKKGSIRNGDVLKRCRLQNAYELSQDLLDKQIEMLERKYGGVKARNAALTIQRAFRRYTLLKKFAAITAMAKAEKRLSRNIQDNAERGSVIAGDHDRMLYHNQIYIQQSPQTGNHRPVPIRSMSLRERRHAENSAVSRNQTGRCEVQIMGQINTGHQQHPSPYTLHQTGRHTPSLTPSPCGRHQPPASPCWDTSSQESGSSIHYYNPQELSCGLRQETPPRDHHRTPCTSPSTPHNLQTPLTHSWGNSSQLSSGGRSRSSGKKVPPEVPKRTSSISSRSMEQRHNGLSKSVENGSLSSVQSSGSDSTNCESSEGDAQRGSPIWKHKGISSSPEHQDCSHTAENNSLINNTKDLSHSHASSGYQLPMMDHAETMPQASYKVSETVRKRQYRVGLNLFNKKPERGITYLIRRGFLENSPQGVARFLISRKGLSKQMIGEYLGNLQNTFNMAVLECFAHELDLAGMQVDVALRKFQAYFRMPGEAQKIERLMEVFSTRYCQCNPDVISRLRSPDTVFVLAFAIIMLNTDLHTPNLKPERRMRLDDFVKNLRGIDDCGDIDKDILVGIYDRVKANEFKPGSDHVTQVMKVQATIVGKKPNMALPHRRLVCYCRLYEIPDIHKKERPGVHQREVFLFNDLLVVTKILSKKKSSVTYTFRQSFPLCGMVVTLFEVPHYPYGIRLSQRVDGKVLVTFNARNEHDRCKFAEDLRESISEMDEMETLRIETELERQKSSRGARGSSENRDSGVADVEVCSYPGQCSERQEAADLDPQLKRSALSNSLLDIHEQFAGEKPQRRGSVGSLDSGMSISFQSTSASSMSQGVKHPGQMHPVHPGATIPGGGKGLSQQPSFLGGLFHKRERKLSQCDDNGPYSRTTEV, encoded by the exons CTTCCCTCAAAAAGTAGAGCGACCCAGTCACAATACAAACTTGGGTCAAAATCACGGCGGGAGTACACACGGCGTTTACTCGACGTCTGGAAGTCAAACCTCCCTGTCGACATCGTACATAACAGGTCAATCGTATATGCAGTCACAGAATTACGGACACGCAGCGTATCCCACCCAGACGATGCAAGTTTATCCACACACCGGATACAGCCAGCCACAGAGTTACGGGACAATGGTACAGGGTTACGGTGGACAACCACAGTCTGGTTATCAACAAACACATCACAAGAAGGGGTCCATTCGTAATGGCGACGTACTCAAGCGATGTAGGCTCCAAAATGC gtACGAACTCTCGCAGGATCTACTAGACAAGCAGATCGAAATGCTTGAGCGTAAATACGGCGGAGTTAAGGCGAGAAATGCAGCTCTGACTATCCAGCGCGCCTTCAGAAGGTACacattgttgaaaaaatttgctGCAATTACGGCAATGGCCAAGGCCGAAAAACGCCTGAGCAGAAACATTCAGGACAACGCTGAGCGTGGCAGCGTGATAGCCGGTGATCACGACCGCATGCTTTATCACAACCAAATTTACATACAGCAATCCCCGCAAACTGGAAATCATCGCCCGGTCCCGATAAGAAGCATGTCGTTGCGCGAAAGAAGACATGCGGAAAATTCGGCGGTCTCCCGTAATCAAACTGGGAGATGCGAAGTACAGATTATGGGACAAATTAATACCGGGCATCAACAACATCCAAGTCCTTATACACTTCATCAAACTGGTAGACACACACCCTCCCTTACGCCCAGCCCTTGTGGTAGACATCAACCACCGGCAAGTCCTTGTTGGGATACTAGTTCTCAAGAGAGTGGCTCTagtattcattattataatccTCAG GAACTTTCTTGTGGTCTTCGGCAAGAAACTCCACCACGCGATCATCACAGAACACCGTGTACATCACCATCAACTCCTCATAATCTGCAAACTCCACTGACTCACAGTTGGGGCAACAGTTCGCAATTAAGTTCTGGTGGACGGAGCCGTAGTTCCGGCAAAAAAGTACCCCCCGAAGTACCCAAAAGAACGTCCTCGATAAGTTCAAGATCCATGGAGCAGCGTCACAATGGTTTGAGCAAGAGCGTCGAGAATGGAAGCTTGAGTTCGGTACAAAGCTCGGGAAGCGATTCCACTAACTGCGAAAGCTCTGAGGGTGACGCTCAGCGTGGATCCCCCATTTGGAAGCACAAAGGAATC tcgAGCTCGCCGGAGCATCAGGATTGTAGTCACACAGCGGAGAATAACAGTCtgattaataatactaaagatTTAAGTCACTCACACGCTAGCTCGGGTTATCAATTACCTATGATGGATCACGCAGAAACAATGCCTCAAGCCAGCTACAAGGTTTCGGAAACAGTAAGAAAACGGCAGTACCGTGTCGGACTAAACTTGTTCAACAAAAAACCAGAGCGTGGAATTACTTACTTAATAAGACGTGGATTTTTGGAGAATAGCCCACAAGGCGTAGCCAGATTCTTGATCAGTAGAAAAGGACTCTCCAAACAAATGATCGGGGAATATCTAGGCAACCTTCAAAATACCTTTAATATGGCAGTCTTGGa gtgtTTTGCCCACGAGTTAGACCTGGCTGGAATGCAAGTGGACGTGGCTCTGAGAAAATTCCAGGCATACTTCCGTATGCCGGGTGAGGCCCAAAAAATAGAAAGATTGATGGAAGTATTTAGTACTCGGTACTGCCAGTGTAATCCAGATGTTATATCCCGATTAAGATCCCCGGACACTGTTTTTGTACTGGCATTCGCAATAATAATGCTGAACACTGATTTGCACACACCTAATTTGAAACCCGAGCGCAGAATGAGATTGGACGACTTTGTTAAAAACCTGCGTGGTATCGATGACTGCGGGGATATTGATAAAGATATTTTAGTCGGGATCTACGACCGCGTCAAAGCTAATGAATTCAAACCGGGATCAGATCACGTAACCCAAGTAATGAAGGTTCAAGCAACCATTGTCGGAAAGAAACCCAATATGGCATTACCGCACCGTAGACTTGTTTGCTACTGCAGACTGTATGAGATTCCTGATATACATAAGAAAGAACGACCAGGAGTTCATCAGAGAGaagtttttcttttcaatGATCTTCTCGTTGTTACTAAAATTCTCAGTAAAAAGAAAAGCAGCGTTACCTATACTTTCAGACAAAGTTTTCCCCTTTGTGGGATGGTCGTTACACTTTTTGAAGTTCCAc ATTACCCATACGGTATAAGATTGTCGCAGCGTGTCGATGGTAAAGTACTAGTCACTTTCAACGCAAGAAACGAACACGACCGATGTAAGTTCGCGGAGGACCTTCGAGAATCAATCAGTGAAATGGATGAAATGGAGACACTGAGAATAGAAACAGAATTAGAACGGCAAAAAAGCAGTCGTGGAGCTCGCGGAAGCTCGGAAAACCGTGACTCTGGAGTTGCTGATGTAGAAGTTTGTTCTTATCCTGGTCAGTGTTCCGAGAGACAAGAAGCTGCGGATTTAGACCCGCAATTGAAAAGATCTGCCCTCAGCAATTCGTTGCTTGACATTCATGAGCAAT TTGCCGGTGAGAAACCTCAAAGACGCGGTAGTGTTGGCTCGCTAGACAGTGGCATGTCAATATCGTTCCAGTCAACTTCAGCGAGTTCAATGAGCCAAGGTGTCAAACATCCAGGACAAATGCATCCGGTGCATCCGGGAGCTACAATACCTGGCGGCGGTAAAGGACTTTCGCAACAGCCGTCTTTTTTAGGCGGGTTGTTCCATAAACGCGAGCGTAAATTGTCACAGTGCGATGATAACGGGCCCTACAGCCGTACTACTGAAGTTTAA
- the LOC123269792 gene encoding IQ motif and SEC7 domain-containing protein 1 isoform X3 — protein MGLFCTRNTYSFPQKVERPSHNTNLGQNHGGSTHGVYSTSGSQTSLSTSYITGQSYMQSQNYGHAAYPTQTMQVYPHTGYSQPQSYGTMVQGYGGQPQSGYQQTHHKKGSIRNGDVLKRCRLQNAYELSQDLLDKQIEMLERKYGGVKARNAALTIQRAFRRYTLLKKFAAITAMAKAEKRLSRNIQDNAERGSVIAGDHDRMLYHNQIYIQQSPQTGNHRPVPIRSMSLRERRHAENSAVSRNQTGRCEVQIMGQINTGHQQHPSPYTLHQTGRHTPSLTPSPCGRHQPPASPCWDTSSQESGSSIHYYNPQELSCGLRQETPPRDHHRTPCTSPSTPHNLQTPLTHSWGNSSQLSSGGRSRSSGKKVPPEVPKRTSSISSRSMEQRHNGLSKSVENGSLSSVQSSGSDSTNCESSEGDAQRGSPIWKHKGISSSPEHQDCSHTAENNSLINNTKDLSHSHASSGYQLPMMDHAETMPQASYKVSETVRKRQYRVGLNLFNKKPERGITYLIRRGFLENSPQGVARFLISRKGLSKQMIGEYLGNLQNTFNMAVLECFAHELDLAGMQVDVALRKFQAYFRMPGEAQKIERLMEVFSTRYCQCNPDVISRLRSPDTVFVLAFAIIMLNTDLHTPNLKPERRMRLDDFVKNLRGIDDCGDIDKDILVGIYDRVKANEFKPGSDHVTQVMKVQATIVGKKPNMALPHRRLVCYCRLYEIPDIHKKERPGVHQREVFLFNDLLVVTKILSKKKSSVTYTFRQSFPLCGMVVTLFEVPHYPYGIRLSQRVDGKVLVTFNARNEHDRCKFAEDLRESISEMDEMETLRIETELERQKSSRGARGSSENRDSGVADVEVCSYPGQCSERQEAADLDPQLKRSALSNSLLDIHEQFAGEKPQRRGSVGSLDSGMSISFQSTSASSMSQGVKHPGQMHPVHPGATIPGGGKGLSQQPSFLGGLFHKRERKLSQCDDNGPYSRTTEV, from the exons CTTCCCTCAAAAAGTAGAGCGACCCAGTCACAATACAAACTTGGGTCAAAATCACGGCGGGAGTACACACGGCGTTTACTCGACGTCTGGAAGTCAAACCTCCCTGTCGACATCGTACATAACAGGTCAATCGTATATGCAGTCACAGAATTACGGACACGCAGCGTATCCCACCCAGACGATGCAAGTTTATCCACACACCGGATACAGCCAGCCACAGAGTTACGGGACAATGGTACAGGGTTACGGTGGACAACCACAGTCTGGTTATCAACAAACACATCACAAGAAGGGGTCCATTCGTAATGGCGACGTACTCAAGCGATGTAGGCTCCAAAATGC gtACGAACTCTCGCAGGATCTACTAGACAAGCAGATCGAAATGCTTGAGCGTAAATACGGCGGAGTTAAGGCGAGAAATGCAGCTCTGACTATCCAGCGCGCCTTCAGAAGGTACacattgttgaaaaaatttgctGCAATTACGGCAATGGCCAAGGCCGAAAAACGCCTGAGCAGAAACATTCAGGACAACGCTGAGCGTGGCAGCGTGATAGCCGGTGATCACGACCGCATGCTTTATCACAACCAAATTTACATACAGCAATCCCCGCAAACTGGAAATCATCGCCCGGTCCCGATAAGAAGCATGTCGTTGCGCGAAAGAAGACATGCGGAAAATTCGGCGGTCTCCCGTAATCAAACTGGGAGATGCGAAGTACAGATTATGGGACAAATTAATACCGGGCATCAACAACATCCAAGTCCTTATACACTTCATCAAACTGGTAGACACACACCCTCCCTTACGCCCAGCCCTTGTGGTAGACATCAACCACCGGCAAGTCCTTGTTGGGATACTAGTTCTCAAGAGAGTGGCTCTagtattcattattataatccTCAG GAACTTTCTTGTGGTCTTCGGCAAGAAACTCCACCACGCGATCATCACAGAACACCGTGTACATCACCATCAACTCCTCATAATCTGCAAACTCCACTGACTCACAGTTGGGGCAACAGTTCGCAATTAAGTTCTGGTGGACGGAGCCGTAGTTCCGGCAAAAAAGTACCCCCCGAAGTACCCAAAAGAACGTCCTCGATAAGTTCAAGATCCATGGAGCAGCGTCACAATGGTTTGAGCAAGAGCGTCGAGAATGGAAGCTTGAGTTCGGTACAAAGCTCGGGAAGCGATTCCACTAACTGCGAAAGCTCTGAGGGTGACGCTCAGCGTGGATCCCCCATTTGGAAGCACAAAGGAATC tcgAGCTCGCCGGAGCATCAGGATTGTAGTCACACAGCGGAGAATAACAGTCtgattaataatactaaagatTTAAGTCACTCACACGCTAGCTCGGGTTATCAATTACCTATGATGGATCACGCAGAAACAATGCCTCAAGCCAGCTACAAGGTTTCGGAAACAGTAAGAAAACGGCAGTACCGTGTCGGACTAAACTTGTTCAACAAAAAACCAGAGCGTGGAATTACTTACTTAATAAGACGTGGATTTTTGGAGAATAGCCCACAAGGCGTAGCCAGATTCTTGATCAGTAGAAAAGGACTCTCCAAACAAATGATCGGGGAATATCTAGGCAACCTTCAAAATACCTTTAATATGGCAGTCTTGGa gtgtTTTGCCCACGAGTTAGACCTGGCTGGAATGCAAGTGGACGTGGCTCTGAGAAAATTCCAGGCATACTTCCGTATGCCGGGTGAGGCCCAAAAAATAGAAAGATTGATGGAAGTATTTAGTACTCGGTACTGCCAGTGTAATCCAGATGTTATATCCCGATTAAGATCCCCGGACACTGTTTTTGTACTGGCATTCGCAATAATAATGCTGAACACTGATTTGCACACACCTAATTTGAAACCCGAGCGCAGAATGAGATTGGACGACTTTGTTAAAAACCTGCGTGGTATCGATGACTGCGGGGATATTGATAAAGATATTTTAGTCGGGATCTACGACCGCGTCAAAGCTAATGAATTCAAACCGGGATCAGATCACGTAACCCAAGTAATGAAGGTTCAAGCAACCATTGTCGGAAAGAAACCCAATATGGCATTACCGCACCGTAGACTTGTTTGCTACTGCAGACTGTATGAGATTCCTGATATACATAAGAAAGAACGACCAGGAGTTCATCAGAGAGaagtttttcttttcaatGATCTTCTCGTTGTTACTAAAATTCTCAGTAAAAAGAAAAGCAGCGTTACCTATACTTTCAGACAAAGTTTTCCCCTTTGTGGGATGGTCGTTACACTTTTTGAAGTTCCAc ATTACCCATACGGTATAAGATTGTCGCAGCGTGTCGATGGTAAAGTACTAGTCACTTTCAACGCAAGAAACGAACACGACCGATGTAAGTTCGCGGAGGACCTTCGAGAATCAATCAGTGAAATGGATGAAATGGAGACACTGAGAATAGAAACAGAATTAGAACGGCAAAAAAGCAGTCGTGGAGCTCGCGGAAGCTCGGAAAACCGTGACTCTGGAGTTGCTGATGTAGAAGTTTGTTCTTATCCTGGTCAGTGTTCCGAGAGACAAGAAGCTGCGGATTTAGACCCGCAATTGAAAAGATCTGCCCTCAGCAATTCGTTGCTTGACATTCATGAGCAAT TTGCCGGTGAGAAACCTCAAAGACGCGGTAGTGTTGGCTCGCTAGACAGTGGCATGTCAATATCGTTCCAGTCAACTTCAGCGAGTTCAATGAGCCAAGGTGTCAAACATCCAGGACAAATGCATCCGGTGCATCCGGGAGCTACAATACCTGGCGGCGGTAAAGGACTTTCGCAACAGCCGTCTTTTTTAGGCGGGTTGTTCCATAAACGCGAGCGTAAATTGTCACAGTGCGATGATAACGGGCCCTACAGCCGTACTACTGAAGTTTAA
- the LOC123269792 gene encoding IQ motif and SEC7 domain-containing protein 1 isoform X4, translating into MIICISGFIPSFPQKVERPSHNTNLGQNHGGSTHGVYSTSGSQTSLSTSYITGQSYMQSQNYGHAAYPTQTMQVYPHTGYSQPQSYGTMVQGYGGQPQSGYQQTHHKKGSIRNGDVLKRCRLQNAYELSQDLLDKQIEMLERKYGGVKARNAALTIQRAFRRYTLLKKFAAITAMAKAEKRLSRNIQDNAERGSVIAGDHDRMLYHNQIYIQQSPQTGNHRPVPIRSMSLRERRHAENSAVSRNQTGRCEVQIMGQINTGHQQHPSPYTLHQTGRHTPSLTPSPCGRHQPPASPCWDTSSQESGSSIHYYNPQELSCGLRQETPPRDHHRTPCTSPSTPHNLQTPLTHSWGNSSQLSSGGRSRSSGKKVPPEVPKRTSSISSRSMEQRHNGLSKSVENGSLSSVQSSGSDSTNCESSEGDAQRGSPIWKHKGISSSPEHQDCSHTAENNSLINNTKDLSHSHASSGYQLPMMDHAETMPQASYKVSETVRKRQYRVGLNLFNKKPERGITYLIRRGFLENSPQGVARFLISRKGLSKQMIGEYLGNLQNTFNMAVLECFAHELDLAGMQVDVALRKFQAYFRMPGEAQKIERLMEVFSTRYCQCNPDVISRLRSPDTVFVLAFAIIMLNTDLHTPNLKPERRMRLDDFVKNLRGIDDCGDIDKDILVGIYDRVKANEFKPGSDHVTQVMKVQATIVGKKPNMALPHRRLVCYCRLYEIPDIHKKERPGVHQREVFLFNDLLVVTKILSKKKSSVTYTFRQSFPLCGMVVTLFEVPHYPYGIRLSQRVDGKVLVTFNARNEHDRCKFAEDLRESISEMDEMETLRIETELERQKSSRGARGSSENRDSGVADVEVCSYPGQCSERQEAADLDPQLKRSALSNSLLDIHEQFAGEKPQRRGSVGSLDSGMSISFQSTSASSMSQGVKHPGQMHPVHPGATIPGGGKGLSQQPSFLGGLFHKRERKLSQCDDNGPYSRTTEV; encoded by the exons atgattatttgtATATCTGGATTTATTCCTAg CTTCCCTCAAAAAGTAGAGCGACCCAGTCACAATACAAACTTGGGTCAAAATCACGGCGGGAGTACACACGGCGTTTACTCGACGTCTGGAAGTCAAACCTCCCTGTCGACATCGTACATAACAGGTCAATCGTATATGCAGTCACAGAATTACGGACACGCAGCGTATCCCACCCAGACGATGCAAGTTTATCCACACACCGGATACAGCCAGCCACAGAGTTACGGGACAATGGTACAGGGTTACGGTGGACAACCACAGTCTGGTTATCAACAAACACATCACAAGAAGGGGTCCATTCGTAATGGCGACGTACTCAAGCGATGTAGGCTCCAAAATGC gtACGAACTCTCGCAGGATCTACTAGACAAGCAGATCGAAATGCTTGAGCGTAAATACGGCGGAGTTAAGGCGAGAAATGCAGCTCTGACTATCCAGCGCGCCTTCAGAAGGTACacattgttgaaaaaatttgctGCAATTACGGCAATGGCCAAGGCCGAAAAACGCCTGAGCAGAAACATTCAGGACAACGCTGAGCGTGGCAGCGTGATAGCCGGTGATCACGACCGCATGCTTTATCACAACCAAATTTACATACAGCAATCCCCGCAAACTGGAAATCATCGCCCGGTCCCGATAAGAAGCATGTCGTTGCGCGAAAGAAGACATGCGGAAAATTCGGCGGTCTCCCGTAATCAAACTGGGAGATGCGAAGTACAGATTATGGGACAAATTAATACCGGGCATCAACAACATCCAAGTCCTTATACACTTCATCAAACTGGTAGACACACACCCTCCCTTACGCCCAGCCCTTGTGGTAGACATCAACCACCGGCAAGTCCTTGTTGGGATACTAGTTCTCAAGAGAGTGGCTCTagtattcattattataatccTCAG GAACTTTCTTGTGGTCTTCGGCAAGAAACTCCACCACGCGATCATCACAGAACACCGTGTACATCACCATCAACTCCTCATAATCTGCAAACTCCACTGACTCACAGTTGGGGCAACAGTTCGCAATTAAGTTCTGGTGGACGGAGCCGTAGTTCCGGCAAAAAAGTACCCCCCGAAGTACCCAAAAGAACGTCCTCGATAAGTTCAAGATCCATGGAGCAGCGTCACAATGGTTTGAGCAAGAGCGTCGAGAATGGAAGCTTGAGTTCGGTACAAAGCTCGGGAAGCGATTCCACTAACTGCGAAAGCTCTGAGGGTGACGCTCAGCGTGGATCCCCCATTTGGAAGCACAAAGGAATC tcgAGCTCGCCGGAGCATCAGGATTGTAGTCACACAGCGGAGAATAACAGTCtgattaataatactaaagatTTAAGTCACTCACACGCTAGCTCGGGTTATCAATTACCTATGATGGATCACGCAGAAACAATGCCTCAAGCCAGCTACAAGGTTTCGGAAACAGTAAGAAAACGGCAGTACCGTGTCGGACTAAACTTGTTCAACAAAAAACCAGAGCGTGGAATTACTTACTTAATAAGACGTGGATTTTTGGAGAATAGCCCACAAGGCGTAGCCAGATTCTTGATCAGTAGAAAAGGACTCTCCAAACAAATGATCGGGGAATATCTAGGCAACCTTCAAAATACCTTTAATATGGCAGTCTTGGa gtgtTTTGCCCACGAGTTAGACCTGGCTGGAATGCAAGTGGACGTGGCTCTGAGAAAATTCCAGGCATACTTCCGTATGCCGGGTGAGGCCCAAAAAATAGAAAGATTGATGGAAGTATTTAGTACTCGGTACTGCCAGTGTAATCCAGATGTTATATCCCGATTAAGATCCCCGGACACTGTTTTTGTACTGGCATTCGCAATAATAATGCTGAACACTGATTTGCACACACCTAATTTGAAACCCGAGCGCAGAATGAGATTGGACGACTTTGTTAAAAACCTGCGTGGTATCGATGACTGCGGGGATATTGATAAAGATATTTTAGTCGGGATCTACGACCGCGTCAAAGCTAATGAATTCAAACCGGGATCAGATCACGTAACCCAAGTAATGAAGGTTCAAGCAACCATTGTCGGAAAGAAACCCAATATGGCATTACCGCACCGTAGACTTGTTTGCTACTGCAGACTGTATGAGATTCCTGATATACATAAGAAAGAACGACCAGGAGTTCATCAGAGAGaagtttttcttttcaatGATCTTCTCGTTGTTACTAAAATTCTCAGTAAAAAGAAAAGCAGCGTTACCTATACTTTCAGACAAAGTTTTCCCCTTTGTGGGATGGTCGTTACACTTTTTGAAGTTCCAc ATTACCCATACGGTATAAGATTGTCGCAGCGTGTCGATGGTAAAGTACTAGTCACTTTCAACGCAAGAAACGAACACGACCGATGTAAGTTCGCGGAGGACCTTCGAGAATCAATCAGTGAAATGGATGAAATGGAGACACTGAGAATAGAAACAGAATTAGAACGGCAAAAAAGCAGTCGTGGAGCTCGCGGAAGCTCGGAAAACCGTGACTCTGGAGTTGCTGATGTAGAAGTTTGTTCTTATCCTGGTCAGTGTTCCGAGAGACAAGAAGCTGCGGATTTAGACCCGCAATTGAAAAGATCTGCCCTCAGCAATTCGTTGCTTGACATTCATGAGCAAT TTGCCGGTGAGAAACCTCAAAGACGCGGTAGTGTTGGCTCGCTAGACAGTGGCATGTCAATATCGTTCCAGTCAACTTCAGCGAGTTCAATGAGCCAAGGTGTCAAACATCCAGGACAAATGCATCCGGTGCATCCGGGAGCTACAATACCTGGCGGCGGTAAAGGACTTTCGCAACAGCCGTCTTTTTTAGGCGGGTTGTTCCATAAACGCGAGCGTAAATTGTCACAGTGCGATGATAACGGGCCCTACAGCCGTACTACTGAAGTTTAA